The genomic stretch ATCGTTATCTATGCACGTAACCGATTGGTTTAGTTAGAGGTGATTATGAAGTAACTAAAATAGTGCATGTAAGTACGCAGCGAGCACATCTAGTTACAATATCGTTTCAACAAAGACGTGTACATACTAATTTAAGCTATACTCTCTTCGCTGGTGGTGGGTTTCTCGCTTGCTACTGCATtcttatcatattttatcagGTAacgtaaataatgtaattactAATGGGTGATAACACACGCTAGTTTCTCATAATGGCTAATGTTAAGAGTAGAGTTAATACGACTAAAGCCGCATCTACAAAGATTAACACAAAGGGGAAGGTTGGCAGGCCCAGAAAATCTTTAACAAATGTACAAAATGTGACAGGAACAGATGTTGTACAAAGACAACGAAGAgggaaattaaagaaaaagccAGAGAAGAAGGTTACTATATGTAAATTGAATACAAACCAGGAAGAGAATAAATccaatgaatataaaaagcCAAACCTTAAAAAATTGTTGACTAATAGTGGTcgcatcaaagaaaaaacaaagATAGACTTAAAGCTCTTTAATGAGCTTTTAAAGACTGAACTTCAGATTAAAGACAGTGACTTATCACCAAAAAAGGAAGTATATAAGAATACAAGGCTTAACAACAACAATAAAGatggaaaagtaagaaaatgTGCTAAAAAAGGAACTACTGCAAATTCTAGTTCAAAAACAGAtagccaaataaataaatccccTAATCAAAACAAAAGCCAGTGTGATAGTACTGAAATCACAAAAACTAACATCGAGTCTGGGAAGGATCTCAATAATGAAACACCAACTCCTCCACCACCAAAGATTTTCCAATGtgattattgcaataaaatatttagaaccAAACCAGCAATAAAAAGACATTTATCCATTCATGATAAGTTGACATCATACGCTTGTTCTCAATGCAACAAATACTTCAGTAATCTTATATACTTGGCAGCCCATTCTAAGAGACAACATCCAAACTGGAACATACATTATATGTGCAATATATGTGATAAAGCATTTTTACTAAAGGCAAATTTAAAACACCACTTGGCTTGTCATAGccgtaatgaaaaaatgtttaagtgTATTTATTGCaaggaaaaatattatgaacaacATGAACTCATTGAACATGAGAAACAGCATTTGGTCGATGGAAAATATTTGTGCATTGTTTGTGAGATGGGATTTGACTGTAGGAACCGGCTCACCAGCCATTATAGAGTACATTTGAAAGTGAAAGATTTCATGTGTCAGCATTGTGGTAAGGAGTTTCTGAGAATGAACTCGGTGAGACGTCATGTCCAAATTTGTCATTCGGGACACAGGATacaatgtaaaatatgtaaaaaatatttgaaggGTCATTTAGCTGAACATATGCGCACGCATGAAAAGAATCGTCCTCATGTATGCCCCGAATGTGGGCAACGTTTTACTCAGTCAACACAATTAACTGTACATCGTCGGTCACACAGTGGATCCCGTCCTTACACTTGTAGAATTTGTAAGAGGCCGTTTACACACTCCAATGCTTTGATGTT from Colias croceus chromosome 9, ilColCroc2.1 encodes the following:
- the LOC123694678 gene encoding endothelial zinc finger protein induced by tumor necrosis factor alpha-like — protein: MANVKSRVNTTKAASTKINTKGKVGRPRKSLTNVQNVTGTDVVQRQRRGKLKKKPEKKVTICKLNTNQEENKSNEYKKPNLKKLLTNSGRIKEKTKIDLKLFNELLKTELQIKDSDLSPKKEVYKNTRLNNNNKDGKVRKCAKKGTTANSSSKTDSQINKSPNQNKSQCDSTEITKTNIESGKDLNNETPTPPPPKIFQCDYCNKIFRTKPAIKRHLSIHDKLTSYACSQCNKYFSNLIYLAAHSKRQHPNWNIHYMCNICDKAFLLKANLKHHLACHSRNEKMFKCIYCKEKYYEQHELIEHEKQHLVDGKYLCIVCEMGFDCRNRLTSHYRVHLKVKDFMCQHCGKEFLRMNSVRRHVQICHSGHRIQCKICKKYLKGHLAEHMRTHEKNRPHVCPECGQRFTQSTQLTVHRRSHSGSRPYTCRICKRPFTHSNALMLHIRRHTGEKPFTCAMCPINFSQLPHMKAHMRNIHGKENPYRCQKCKQFFKLKADLSDHTKSCNANQKAAKSSQNGDPEEESATRLTRMRFLLALLLTMIATKEKLKYLGFNKRLIDELLVESLEAMGHKPCKDLALTPFNRLKTNIEILLEGTVPKEQMEKLKKENKTTEQILELLTDEKKRG